One stretch of Halichoerus grypus chromosome 8, mHalGry1.hap1.1, whole genome shotgun sequence DNA includes these proteins:
- the DEGS2 gene encoding sphingolipid delta(4)-desaturase/C4-monooxygenase DES2 isoform X2 has translation MRPDPRLKWTVLGLVLVQLLACRLARDLAWRWLLFWAYTFGGCVNHALTLAIHDISHNTAFGSGRAGRNRWLAVFANLPVGLPYAASFKKYHVDHHRYLGGHGLDVDVPTRLEGWLFCTPARKLLWLVLQPFFYSLRPLCVHPKAVTRMEVLNALVQLAADAALFGLWGLKPVVYLLASSLLGLGLHPISGHFVAEHYLFVKGHETYSYYGPLNWITFNAGYHMEHHDFPSIPGCNLPLVRKIAPEYYDHLPQHHSWVKVLWDFVLKDSLGPYARVKRVCRLAEDRL, from the exons ATGCGGCCGGACCCCCGGCTCAAGTGGACGGTGCTGGGGCTCGTGCTGGTGCAGCTGCTGGCCTGCCGGCTGGCGCGGGACCTGGCCTGGCGCTGGCTGCTCTTCTGGGCCTACACCTTCGGCGGCTGCGTGAACCACGCGCTCACACTCGCCATCCACGACATCTCGCACAACACGGCCTTCGGCTCGGGCCGCGCGGGGCGCAACCGCTGGCTCGCCGTGTTCGCCAACCTGCCCGTGGGCCTGCCCTACGCCGCCTCCTTCAAGAAGTACCACGTGGACCACCACCGCTACCTGGGCGGCCACGGGCTGGACGTGGACGTGCCCACGCGCCTGGAGGGCTGGCTCTTCTGCACGCCGGCGCGCAAGCTGCTCTGGCTGGTGCTGCAGCCCTTCTTCTACTCGCTGCGGCCGCTCTGCGTGCACCCCAAGGCCGTGACCCGCATGGAGGTGCTCAACGCCCTGGTGCAGCTGGCCGCCGACGCCGCCCTCTTCGGCCTGTGGGGGCTCAAGCCCGTGGTCTACCTGCTGGCCAGCTCCCTGCTGGGCCTCGGCCTGCACCCCATCTCGGGCCACTTCGTGGCCGAGCACTACCTGTTCGTCAAGGGCCACGAGACGTACTCCTACTACGGGCCCCTCAACTGGATCACCTTCAACGCGGGCTACCACATGGAGCACCACGACTTCCCCAGCATCCCGGGCTGCAACCTGCCCCTG GTGCGGAAGATTGCTCCCGAGTACTACGACCACCTGCCACAGCACCACTCGTGGGTGAAGGTGCTCTGGGACTTCGTGCTCAAGGACTCCCTGGGGCCCTACGCCAGGGTGAAGCGGGTGTGCAGGCTGGCCGAGGACCGTCTGTGA
- the DEGS2 gene encoding sphingolipid delta(4)-desaturase/C4-monooxygenase DES2 isoform X1 — translation MGNRAGRSDFEWVYTDQPHTQRRKEMLAKYPALKALMRPDPRLKWTVLGLVLVQLLACRLARDLAWRWLLFWAYTFGGCVNHALTLAIHDISHNTAFGSGRAGRNRWLAVFANLPVGLPYAASFKKYHVDHHRYLGGHGLDVDVPTRLEGWLFCTPARKLLWLVLQPFFYSLRPLCVHPKAVTRMEVLNALVQLAADAALFGLWGLKPVVYLLASSLLGLGLHPISGHFVAEHYLFVKGHETYSYYGPLNWITFNAGYHMEHHDFPSIPGCNLPLVRKIAPEYYDHLPQHHSWVKVLWDFVLKDSLGPYARVKRVCRLAEDRL, via the exons CCAAGTACCCGGCCCTCAAGGCCCTGATGCGGCCGGACCCCCGGCTCAAGTGGACGGTGCTGGGGCTCGTGCTGGTGCAGCTGCTGGCCTGCCGGCTGGCGCGGGACCTGGCCTGGCGCTGGCTGCTCTTCTGGGCCTACACCTTCGGCGGCTGCGTGAACCACGCGCTCACACTCGCCATCCACGACATCTCGCACAACACGGCCTTCGGCTCGGGCCGCGCGGGGCGCAACCGCTGGCTCGCCGTGTTCGCCAACCTGCCCGTGGGCCTGCCCTACGCCGCCTCCTTCAAGAAGTACCACGTGGACCACCACCGCTACCTGGGCGGCCACGGGCTGGACGTGGACGTGCCCACGCGCCTGGAGGGCTGGCTCTTCTGCACGCCGGCGCGCAAGCTGCTCTGGCTGGTGCTGCAGCCCTTCTTCTACTCGCTGCGGCCGCTCTGCGTGCACCCCAAGGCCGTGACCCGCATGGAGGTGCTCAACGCCCTGGTGCAGCTGGCCGCCGACGCCGCCCTCTTCGGCCTGTGGGGGCTCAAGCCCGTGGTCTACCTGCTGGCCAGCTCCCTGCTGGGCCTCGGCCTGCACCCCATCTCGGGCCACTTCGTGGCCGAGCACTACCTGTTCGTCAAGGGCCACGAGACGTACTCCTACTACGGGCCCCTCAACTGGATCACCTTCAACGCGGGCTACCACATGGAGCACCACGACTTCCCCAGCATCCCGGGCTGCAACCTGCCCCTG GTGCGGAAGATTGCTCCCGAGTACTACGACCACCTGCCACAGCACCACTCGTGGGTGAAGGTGCTCTGGGACTTCGTGCTCAAGGACTCCCTGGGGCCCTACGCCAGGGTGAAGCGGGTGTGCAGGCTGGCCGAGGACCGTCTGTGA